In Streptomyces sp. 840.1, one DNA window encodes the following:
- a CDS encoding cell wall metabolism sensor histidine kinase WalK — MRSVRARAALGATVVVALALVAAGLAALLVLRANLTGQAGLQAEVAAREAAGQLALDVPYDKLETGDEEDHPVQVTDEDGRVVAVSKDLEAISGTGTDRVTPQPSPAPGTGDDGDRDDDDDDDGAGTDPGRGEVSTEDPDFGNGTATVDGESADYRFASVEATNSAGLTLTVHAGAPLAAEQRAVASVRAAMLAALPVVLLVVAGVTWLVTRRALRPVEDIRREMAAITASEDLGRRVPEPGSRDEVARLARTTNETLTALEASVDRQRRFVADASHELRSPIASLRTQLEVGAAHPELLDVPGAVADTVRLQALAADLLLLARLDAGERPGSVRLDLGALVREEVSQRTGDRIAVAVSVPEPGGPEVTGSRGQLARVIGNLLDNAERHAVGSVAVAVRGARGGAVLVVTDDGAGVPEAERERVFERFVRLDDARARDDGGAGLGLAIARDVAVRHGGRLTVAGAGECGARFELWLPGPR, encoded by the coding sequence GTGAGATCGGTACGGGCCAGGGCGGCGCTCGGCGCCACGGTGGTCGTCGCCCTCGCGCTCGTCGCCGCCGGGCTCGCCGCCCTGCTGGTCCTGCGCGCCAACCTCACCGGCCAGGCGGGCCTCCAGGCCGAGGTGGCGGCCCGCGAGGCCGCCGGGCAGCTGGCCCTCGACGTCCCCTACGACAAGCTGGAGACGGGCGACGAGGAGGACCATCCGGTCCAGGTGACCGACGAGGACGGACGGGTGGTCGCCGTCTCCAAGGACCTGGAGGCGATCTCCGGCACCGGCACGGACCGGGTCACCCCGCAGCCCTCGCCCGCCCCGGGCACGGGCGACGACGGCGACCGCGATGACGACGACGATGACGACGGCGCGGGCACCGACCCCGGACGCGGTGAGGTCTCCACCGAGGACCCGGACTTCGGCAACGGCACCGCCACCGTCGACGGCGAGAGCGCCGACTACCGCTTCGCGTCCGTCGAGGCGACGAACTCCGCCGGGCTGACCCTGACCGTCCACGCCGGGGCCCCGCTCGCCGCGGAGCAGCGGGCCGTCGCGAGCGTGCGCGCCGCGATGCTGGCAGCGCTGCCCGTCGTGCTGCTCGTGGTCGCGGGGGTGACCTGGCTGGTGACCCGGCGGGCGCTGCGCCCGGTCGAGGACATCCGGCGCGAGATGGCGGCGATCACCGCGTCCGAGGACCTGGGCAGGCGGGTGCCGGAGCCGGGTTCGCGCGACGAGGTCGCGCGGCTGGCCCGTACCACCAACGAGACGCTCACCGCCCTGGAGGCCTCCGTCGACCGGCAGCGGCGGTTCGTCGCGGACGCCTCGCACGAGCTGCGCTCCCCGATCGCCTCGCTCCGCACCCAGCTGGAGGTGGGCGCCGCGCACCCGGAGCTGCTGGACGTGCCGGGTGCGGTGGCCGACACCGTGCGGCTCCAGGCGCTGGCCGCCGATCTGCTGCTGCTGGCCAGGCTGGACGCGGGGGAGCGGCCGGGGAGCGTGCGGCTGGATCTGGGCGCGCTGGTGCGCGAGGAGGTCTCGCAGCGCACCGGTGACCGGATCGCGGTGGCGGTGTCCGTGCCGGAGCCGGGCGGGCCGGAGGTGACCGGTTCACGAGGTCAGCTGGCCCGGGTGATCGGCAATCTGCTGGACAACGCCGAGCGGCACGCGGTCGGTTCGGTGGCCGTGGCGGTGCGGGGGGCACGCGGGGGCGCGGTCCTCGTGGTCACGGACGACGGGGCCGGGGTGCCGGAGGCGGAGCGCGAGCGGGTCTTCGAGCGCTTCGTGCGTCTCGACGACGCCCGCGCCCGCGACGACGGCGGGGCCGGTCTGGGCCTCGCCATCGCCCGCGACGTGGCCGTGCGGCACGGGGGCCGGCTGACCGTGGCCGGGGCGGGGGAGTGCGGCGCCCGGTTCGAGCTGTGGCTGCCGGGCCCCCGCTGA
- a CDS encoding response regulator transcription factor has protein sequence MRLLIVEDEKRLAISLARGLTAEGFAVDVVHDGLEGLHRASDGAYDLVVLDIMLPGMNGYRVCAALRAAGHEVPILMLTAKDGEYDEAEGLDTGADDYLTKPFSYVVLVARVRALLRRRGGSASPVVTVGSLRMETAARRVHLGGDEVVLTTKEFAVLEQLALRAGQVVSKAEILEHVWDFAYDGDPNIVEVYVSTLRRKLGAAAIRTVRGAGYRLEAL, from the coding sequence ATGCGCCTGTTGATCGTGGAGGACGAGAAGCGGCTGGCGATCTCCCTGGCCCGGGGGCTCACCGCCGAGGGATTCGCCGTGGATGTCGTGCACGACGGGCTCGAAGGGCTGCACCGGGCCTCCGACGGCGCGTACGACCTCGTCGTCCTGGACATCATGCTGCCGGGGATGAACGGCTACCGGGTCTGCGCCGCCCTGCGCGCCGCAGGGCACGAGGTGCCCATCCTGATGCTGACGGCGAAGGACGGGGAGTACGACGAGGCGGAGGGCCTGGACACCGGCGCCGACGACTACCTCACCAAGCCGTTCAGTTACGTGGTGCTGGTCGCCCGGGTCCGCGCACTGCTGCGCCGGCGCGGCGGCTCCGCATCCCCGGTGGTCACCGTCGGCTCCCTGCGCATGGAGACCGCCGCCCGCCGGGTCCACCTCGGTGGGGACGAGGTCGTGCTCACCACCAAGGAGTTCGCCGTGCTCGAACAGCTCGCGCTGCGGGCCGGACAGGTGGTGAGCAAGGCGGAGATCCTGGAGCACGTCTGGGACTTCGCCTACGACGGCGACCCGAACATCGTCGAGGTGTACGTGAGCACCCTGCGCCGCAAGCTCGGCGCGGCCGCCATCCGCACGGTGCGCGGCGCCGGTTACCGGCTGGAGGCGCTGTGA
- a CDS encoding PepSY domain-containing protein: MKRKIVIAAVTAAVLAAGGTATAVALAGGGPTSGTPGRDSARVTVGDAAAAAVRAVPGTVTEAELDDEDGRLVWELDVYGSERTRHDVTVDPADGKVLADHVDSDDGDRSAPRKTSVTLDDAVRAALGSVPGTVTSVELEDHDGRTGRAVHWEVDVRGKDGAKHELDVDAKTAKVTVDRPDSGHGGDDGDGDDHDDD; encoded by the coding sequence ATGAAGCGAAAGATCGTCATCGCCGCCGTCACCGCCGCGGTGCTGGCCGCCGGCGGAACCGCCACGGCCGTCGCCCTGGCGGGCGGCGGTCCCACGAGTGGCACGCCGGGCCGCGACAGCGCCCGCGTCACCGTCGGGGACGCGGCAGCGGCCGCCGTCCGGGCCGTGCCGGGCACGGTGACCGAGGCCGAACTCGACGACGAGGACGGCCGTCTCGTCTGGGAGCTCGACGTGTACGGCTCCGAGCGGACCCGGCACGACGTGACGGTGGACCCGGCCGACGGCAAGGTGCTCGCCGATCACGTCGACTCCGACGACGGCGACCGGTCCGCGCCCCGCAAGACCTCCGTGACGCTCGACGACGCGGTGCGGGCCGCGCTCGGATCGGTGCCTGGCACCGTGACCTCGGTCGAGCTGGAGGACCACGACGGCCGCACCGGCCGGGCGGTGCACTGGGAGGTCGACGTCCGGGGGAAGGACGGCGCGAAGCACGAGCTGGACGTGGACGCGAAGACGGCGAAGGTCACGGTGGACCGGCCGGACAGCGGCCACGGTGGCGACGACGGGGACGGGGACGACCACGACGACGACTGA
- a CDS encoding protein kinase domain-containing protein yields the protein MIERPAPGTRTRIGPYRILGLLGTGGMGEVYLARPAGMPAAALVALKTVRLELDLDDGFRVRFRREIEAAAAVRSPRTAAFLGGDASGRTPWLATEYVAGPSLAEAVIRGGPLPEPVVRAMGADLALALADMHAVRVLHRDLKPGNVLLGPEGPKVIDFGIAQAFDATQLTRTGVVVGSPGYISPEHVNGSTALVPASDVFCLGAVLAFAAAGRGPFDDSDMAAVIFRISRGDAELSGVPPLLREVIARCLDPRPELRPGSGELAALLLPGGPSLPFPWTQGVRDQQADYGRAARECADSAPADPESVPFVPPLPPGPPPVAVITPADAPRRAPQVVLAAVAVTVCLLLGYVLWPDPPAGGGGPGSGARSSGPGAGPSHAADTAGVRLVPRADSGRSGDFGNAATDRSVRPAGWKAWKSTVQGGTGDCGFAESALLCGGKKGLTALDAADGKQRWRIPKAAQGAAAVVAGFTKGTVYAFVGRALVGYRLTDGEERWRAKLPAGHTGSAAVQDGDTLYYAIGGGAPGTGRLAARRLTGDRRELWNKPYDGTRPALVADEGRLVVVAGDTRIVDGATGTVKERLSENDFPCRDPVLRGRVLVCRATPGPGLAAMNDVTRPREHRIIAAGIAVHGPVALTDDGTVVVNDDESLHAFSVAGDVSKWATDRYADGGGRPSVAGDLVLAATGAGVGTYRRTDGEPENSTGYTGVPFPPDDPPQLLAVGDVVFLGFPDGTVVSGYIP from the coding sequence ATGATCGAACGGCCGGCCCCCGGCACCCGGACCCGGATCGGGCCCTACCGGATCCTCGGTCTGCTCGGCACCGGCGGCATGGGAGAGGTGTACCTGGCGCGGCCCGCCGGGATGCCCGCCGCGGCGCTCGTCGCGCTGAAGACCGTACGGCTCGAACTCGACCTGGACGACGGGTTCCGGGTCCGGTTCCGGCGGGAGATCGAGGCGGCCGCCGCCGTGCGCAGTCCCCGCACCGCCGCGTTCCTCGGGGGCGACGCGAGCGGCCGCACGCCCTGGCTCGCCACCGAGTACGTCGCCGGTCCCTCGCTGGCCGAGGCGGTGATCCGGGGCGGGCCGCTGCCCGAGCCGGTGGTCCGGGCCATGGGCGCGGACCTGGCCCTGGCCCTCGCGGACATGCACGCCGTACGGGTGCTGCACCGCGACCTCAAGCCGGGCAACGTGCTGCTGGGCCCCGAGGGCCCCAAGGTGATCGACTTCGGCATAGCCCAGGCCTTCGACGCCACACAGCTGACCCGTACCGGTGTCGTGGTCGGCAGCCCCGGCTACATCTCGCCCGAACACGTCAACGGCTCCACCGCGCTGGTGCCGGCGTCCGACGTGTTCTGCCTGGGCGCGGTGCTGGCGTTCGCGGCTGCCGGACGCGGCCCGTTCGACGACTCCGACATGGCGGCGGTGATCTTCCGGATCTCCCGGGGCGACGCCGAACTCTCCGGGGTGCCCCCGCTGCTGCGCGAGGTGATCGCCCGGTGCCTGGACCCGAGGCCCGAACTGCGCCCGGGTTCCGGGGAACTGGCCGCTCTGCTGCTCCCCGGGGGCCCCTCGCTCCCGTTCCCCTGGACGCAGGGCGTTCGGGACCAGCAGGCCGACTACGGGCGCGCGGCCAGGGAGTGCGCCGACTCGGCTCCGGCCGATCCGGAGTCCGTCCCCTTCGTGCCGCCGCTGCCGCCCGGCCCGCCTCCCGTCGCCGTCATCACGCCGGCGGACGCCCCGCGCCGGGCGCCCCAGGTGGTCCTGGCGGCCGTGGCGGTCACGGTCTGCCTGCTGCTGGGCTACGTGCTCTGGCCCGACCCGCCTGCCGGGGGCGGTGGTCCGGGGAGCGGCGCCCGGTCCTCGGGTCCCGGCGCCGGTCCGTCCCACGCGGCCGACACCGCCGGCGTCCGCCTGGTTCCCCGGGCCGACAGCGGCCGCTCGGGCGACTTCGGCAATGCCGCGACCGACCGGTCCGTCCGGCCCGCCGGCTGGAAGGCGTGGAAGTCCACCGTCCAGGGCGGCACGGGCGACTGCGGCTTCGCGGAGTCGGCCCTGCTGTGCGGCGGGAAGAAGGGGCTCACCGCGCTCGACGCGGCCGACGGCAAGCAGCGCTGGCGTATCCCGAAGGCGGCACAGGGCGCCGCGGCTGTCGTCGCCGGCTTCACCAAGGGGACCGTGTACGCGTTCGTCGGCCGGGCCCTGGTCGGTTACCGGCTCACGGACGGCGAGGAGCGGTGGCGCGCGAAGCTGCCGGCCGGGCACACCGGTTCGGCCGCCGTCCAGGACGGCGACACCCTCTACTACGCCATCGGCGGCGGCGCCCCCGGCACCGGCAGGCTGGCCGCCCGCCGGCTCACCGGCGACCGGCGCGAGCTGTGGAACAAGCCCTACGACGGGACCCGGCCCGCCCTGGTCGCCGACGAGGGGCGGCTGGTCGTGGTGGCGGGGGACACCCGGATCGTCGACGGGGCGACGGGCACCGTGAAGGAGCGGCTGTCCGAGAACGACTTCCCGTGCCGGGACCCGGTGCTCAGGGGCCGCGTGCTGGTCTGCCGGGCCACGCCGGGGCCCGGCCTCGCCGCCATGAACGACGTGACCCGGCCCCGGGAGCACCGGATCATCGCCGCGGGCATCGCGGTCCACGGCCCGGTGGCGCTGACCGACGACGGAACCGTGGTGGTCAACGACGACGAGAGCCTCCACGCCTTCTCGGTGGCCGGCGACGTGTCGAAGTGGGCCACCGACCGGTACGCGGACGGGGGTGGTCGGCCCTCGGTCGCCGGGGACCTGGTCCTCGCGGCCACGGGCGCGGGGGTGGGCACGTACCGGCGGACGGACGGGGAACCGGAGAACAGCACCGGATACACCGGCGTCCCCTTCCCGCCCGACGACCCGCCGCAGCTGCTGGCCGTCGGCGACGTCGTGTTCCTCGGCTTTCCCGACGGCACGGTCGTCTCCGGCTACATCCCCTGA